The Salvelinus namaycush isolate Seneca unplaced genomic scaffold, SaNama_1.0 Scaffold96, whole genome shotgun sequence genome has a segment encoding these proteins:
- the LOC120043564 gene encoding collagen alpha-2(I) chain-like — translation MTGVDMALLANDACGQPIPWEHCCPWMYFDGKLLQSKLIRAIRDKAPLIDLCDGQVDQVNKVKQMRQSILEGLNLSPPPPPTPHAMPFYPPGGAFYPPPHMMPLQGRGRSMGMPRLPSMSTQGGKLEIAGTVVGQWAGIRRGRGRGGFPIQVVSVGGPNRGRLRGVISTPVIRTFGRGAKFPSEASRAREHTRWDTGHTRWDTGQPGETGDIRGGSGDIPGETGDIPGGTGNIPGETGDIRGGSGDIPGETGDIPGGTGNIPGETGDIRGGSGDIPGETGDIPGGTGNIPGETGDIPGETGDIRGDTGDIPGETGDIPGGTGDIPGETGDIPGRGTYQVIRGTYQVRRGTYQVGRGT, via the exons ATGACCGGCGTGGACATGGCCTTATTGGCCAACGACGCGTGTGGCCAGCCAATCCCCTGGGAGCACTGCTGCCCGTGGATGTACTTTGATGGCAAGCTGCTGCAGAGCAAACTGATCCGGGCCATTCGGGACAAGGCCCCGCTCATCGACCTCTGTGATGGTCAG GTGGATCAGGTGAACAAGGTGAAGCAAATGCGTCAGAGCATCCTGGAGGGGCTTAACTTGTCCCcacctcccccccccaccccccacgcCATGCCTTTCTATCCCCCAGGGGGAGCCTTCTACCCCCCGCCCCACATGATGCCGCTGCAGGGCAGGGGCAGGAGCATGGGCATGCCTC GCCTGCCAAGCATGTCCACCCAGGGCGGGAAGCTAGAGATAGCAGGCACGGTGGTGGGCCAATGGGCTGGCATCAGACGGGGCCGAGGCAGAGGAGGCTTCCCCATCCAGGTGGTCTCTGTCGGCGGACCAAACAGAGg GCGTCTGCGGGGTGTGATCTCCACTCCTGTCATCAGGACCTTCGGTCGAGGAGCCAAATTCCCCTCAGAGGCTTCAAGAGCCAGGGAACATACCAGGTGGGACACGGGACATACCAGGTGGGACACGGGACAACCAGGTGAGACAGGGGACATACGAGGTGGGTCAGGGGACATACCTGGTGAGACAGGGGACATACCAGGTGGGACAGGGAACATACCAGGTGAGACAGGGGACATACGAGGTGGGTCAGGGGACATACCTGGTGAGACAGGGGACATACCAGGTGGGACAGGGAACATACCAGGTGAGACAGGGGACATACGAGGTGGGTCAGGGGACATACCTGGTGAGACAGGGGACATACCAGGTGGGACAGGGAACATACCAGGTGAGACAGGGGACATACCAGGTGAGACAGGGGACATCAGAGGTGATACGGGGGACATACCAGGTGAGACGGGGGACATACCAGGTGGGACGGGGGACATACCAGGTGAGACAGGGGACATACCAGGTCGGGGGACATACCAGGTGATACGGGGGACATACCAGGTGAGACGGGGGACATACCAGGTGGGACGGGGGACATAG